One Streptomyces sp. CG4 genomic window, TCGAGCAGTTCGACATCGGCCGCGAGATCAAGTTCGAGACGTACGCGATCACCCGGATCCGGAGCGCGATGATCGACGAGCTGCGGGCGCTGGACTGGATCCCGCGCTCGGTGCGGCAGAAGGCACGGATCGTGGAGCGGGCGTACGCCACTCTGGAGGCGCGGCTGCGGCGCACGCCGAACGAGGGCGAGGTCGCCGCGGAGCTGGGCATGGAGGTCGATGAACTGCATGCAGTGCTCAGCCAGTTGTCGCTGGCCAACGTGGTCGCGCTGGAGGAACTGCTGCACGCCGGCGGCGAGGGCAGCGACCAGCTGAGCCTGATGGACACACTGGAGGACACCGCCGCGGACAACCCCGTGGAGGTGGCCGAGGATCGCGAACTGCGGCGGCTGCTCGCGCGCGCCATCAACACCCTCCCCGAGCGCGAGAAGACCGTCGTCACGCTCTACTACTACGAGGGCCTCACGCCCGCTGAGATCGGGAATGTCCTCGGTGTTACGGAGAGCCGGGTCAGCCAGATCCACACCAAGGCCGTACTGCAGCTCAGAGCGAAGCTGGCCGATGTCGGACGCTGAAGAACATTGCTGACCTGAACGGACCTCAATTCAGAGACACCGGAAGGCGCTCCAACGGAGCGACGTTGGCCTACTGGGTGAGACCGGGCCGAGTTACGTCGCCATCCGGATGCATGGCACCAGGGAGAGATGGGAGGGAGGGGGAATAGCGCAGGGCTGGAATACATCCCCTCCGCCGGGCGCCTGCGCGAGGTCCCATGGGTCGCGATCCCTCCAGTGGTGAGGGCGATCCGCGTGCTGGAGAAGATCGCCCCGGCCGAAGAGCTGCTGTTCGACGCGTCCACGCACACCTTCGTGAATACCCCCACGCCCAGCACGACCTCCCTTCGTTGTTCGGGGCTGCGCTCGCGCATCGAGGCCTTCATCGCATGAGCCTCCAGCCTGGGGCGGGAAAGCGAGGTCATCCCCGACGATCCGCACGGCGCGATCGGTCTGGCCCGGTTCCGCCGCACCCTGGCCTGGCACATCGCACGCCGCCCGGGCGGCCTGGTGGCGCTGGCCATCCAGTACGGGCACATGCGCACCGCAGTCAGCGGCGGGGACGCCGCCCGCGGCCGAGATGGCATCCACCAGCTGCTGGACATCGAAACCGCCCGGGCCACCGCCGACACCCTCACCACCCGCCGCGACGACCTCGCCCGCGGGGTGCGCACCTCCGGTCCGGACGCGCGCCGCGCGATCCACGCCGCGGCGCAGGCGCCGGCCTTCGCAGGGTCGATCCGCACCCACCGCCAGGCCCGCGACATCCTCGGCAACCCGGCCCTGACCGGCTACGACAACCCGCGGTCCTTCCTGATGTGCGTCTACAACCGGGATCGAGCCTTGTGTCACCGCCTGGACGCCGATGACGCGCCGCGGCTGGACCGCTGCCGGCCGTCGTGCGCGAACGTCGCGCGCACCGACCACCATGCCGCCCAGCTTCTTCAGTACGCCCAGGCCCTGGAGAAGCAGGCCGC contains:
- the whiG gene encoding RNA polymerase sigma factor WhiG, producing the protein MAPGTTALDVRSPASPAARSSVRPPAPSSLDELWRSYKATGDERLREQLILHYSPLVKYVAGRMSVGLPPNVEQADFVSSGVFGLIDAIEQFDIGREIKFETYAITRIRSAMIDELRALDWIPRSVRQKARIVERAYATLEARLRRTPNEGEVAAELGMEVDELHAVLSQLSLANVVALEELLHAGGEGSDQLSLMDTLEDTAADNPVEVAEDRELRRLLARAINTLPEREKTVVTLYYYEGLTPAEIGNVLGVTESRVSQIHTKAVLQLRAKLADVGR